A single window of Apodemus sylvaticus chromosome 4, mApoSyl1.1, whole genome shotgun sequence DNA harbors:
- the LOC127682280 gene encoding small proline-rich protein 2E-like, protein MSYQQQQCKQPCQPPPVCPPPKCPEPCLPPQCPEPCPPPVCPEPCPPQPWKSKGPPVQSPPCQQKCPPKNK, encoded by the coding sequence ATGTCttaccagcagcagcagtgcaaGCAGCCCTGCCAGCCTCCTCCTGTGTGCCCACCCCCAAAGTGCCCAGAACCTTGTCTTCCCCCACAGTGCCCTGAGCCTTGTCCTCCTCCAGTGTGCCCTGAGCCCTGTCCCCCTCAGCCATGGAAGTCAAAAGGCCCTCCTGTGCAGTCTCCACCATGCCAGCAGAAGTGTCCACCCAAGAACAAGTGA